From Osmerus mordax isolate fOsmMor3 chromosome 7, fOsmMor3.pri, whole genome shotgun sequence:
AAATGCTTTTACTTGTGTATTTTCTCAGTGATGAGCTGAGGGAAGCTTGGAGGATCTTTACGCCTCTTCTTCATAAGATAGATAAAGAGAAGACTCCCCCAATTGCCTATAGATACGGAAGGTAATAATTAATTTCTTAATTTGCCTGCCTTATCTAAACATTTTCCCATCCTTTTGTCACTTTTCTGTTTACATGTCTTCTTTGTCAATTTGTAATCATTGAATGCATTTATTTTGTCTCAAGTCGTGGCCCAGTTGAAGCAGATGACCTCTCCAAGAGGGTTGGATTCCGGTATGAAGGAACATACAAATGGGTCAACCCTCACAGACTGTGAAATAggatgaaagagggagggagggatgtgacaAGTGTCATGTTCTAATTCTCTTGAATGTCTTTGAGTCAGGGGGTGTTACAACTGTGTTGACTTCTCTCAGCTACTGCTAGGAAAGAGACTTGGAAATGTATGGAAAGGAAGCTGTTTTGAAGCATAGGAACATTGCCAAAGTCTCAGGTACTTCAGTAATCATTTGTGCAGTGGCCTGTCTGGAGACAGTTTCACATGCTTTCACAGATTTGTTTTATTAGTGACTGAAAACATCCGAGTACGTCATTTCAACATTATGAACTCATTAAATTAGTTGTAGCGTATGATTCTTTATCAGTTTTGTCTTTTAAGGTCCATGCGAAAGCCAGTTGGGACCAAACCTGAAGTGATAGGGAACAAAATACAATTCCACACAGGACCTTTTGTAATGTAGATTAAATATTGTTGGAATGGTGTGGCATCAGGGCTTAACCCGTCTGGAGTGGAAAACAGAAGTTATTTAACCAGTGGGGAACAAAATGGGGAACAGGAGCAATACTGTACATTCTCACACATACCCGTTATGAGCTTGGCTaccaaacattttaaacatgTATAACATGGAGAACAAAACCAGTAACCTGCTAATGGCGGCTATTGACCGGCCAAAGCTACAAGAATTACATGACAGTTATACCCAGTGCACTGAAGGCATTTACTATAATTTTGCTTCTGCTGTTTTGAAATAAGAAAATCTTGATAACAATGATGCTTACTGTTGGAAGTCTGACAGCAGGGTTGCTGATTATATTTGGTGTTCATCTTTTGCACTCAGTTTGTCTTCCAATCACCTAGTGCAGCATTGAATTATAACAGGCTTTAGTGTGCTTCAACATAAGAATACATCTTTTTTTCGAAAGATTACTTTTCAGTTACATTccttttgtttacatttttcttGACTCCAGGCTTACTTAAGTTACTGTTTCCATTTAAATTTGTAGTTAAAAATGCAACAATGTCTACCACAGGGACACCAGTGGATACCGTCTTAAAATGACAGTGTACTGAACAAATATTCTCCTGTAAAATTGCCATTTACAAAACCTGCAATAAAAGTCTTATTTTGACCATTCATcactgaaaaagatattgagtttacAGTTCtaaaacttaacccttgtgctgccttcgggtcacatgacccaaaggttcacaacgaaccatcgttgtgtttatccaattttacccaatacaaaaacaataaatagcattttcttttaaccttcgcaatgtggagggtctgagacagcccgacggttaaaagcaaattcctcactttgtttttgtatgcagtaaagttgtcgcaatacgacggcgggtcacaatgactgatgggtcagaatgacccgaagataacacaagggttaaaagcttGATGTGTAAGATGAACTTTAAGTTTtgcagtttctttttttttttttttaacatttgaGTTAACGATGTGTAATAAAGCTCAGCTTTCCCTTGCTTCTCAAATACTTTTTGCCATTTATTTGTAAAGTTCCAAGTTCTTTGGAATGGTATTATCAGAACTGTAATGACAAAGCATTTGTCTTTTTTGCTAAACCACTACAGCAGGGCTTGATCTTTCATACGGTTgcaaacctctctctccaccaaagAATCACCCTTCGTCCCCGAGTTCCTCGTGCATTCCACATGCTATTTGTCTAGTCCCACCTACCCAGCTAAGCTAGTAGCTAAAGCTGTAGCAACTGTTGTCTTGGAATGTCTATAGTTAGAAGGCAGAGAGATTATGACTTGTAAAAAAGAAAGTTTACAAGAAACAGCCTTGTAAACTGCTGGTCTTCATTATCTCCTTTGTCTCACTGCTAGTCAGCTCCAGGTTTCATGTTGCTTTGGTTCCATGGGGTTGATGCATTGACAGCCTGATATGGCAACAGTTTATTTGGAAAGCATGCGTTACGGTGCTGGGATCCAACAGTAATAGCTTGCTGTATCTGTACACCTAGACCATGCTACCCTAAAGAAGGATTGGCTACCTTCCTGATCATATGGGGACATGGTAAGCAGACCATTGAAGAGGACTGGCACTTGATGTCATAGTTAATCATTTACTGCAAAGGCAATGTTACTTTTCACAAactcttttacacacaagccACGGGTTATAGTGTTCACAGAAGGAATTTAAGAGGAGGTCTTTGGTTTCACAAACCACAAAACTGCCAATACTTTTTTTAGCAATGTGACAGTTTAAGGCACTTGCATTGTCAACAGTTGCTATGCTATTTTATAAATGCTTACAGTACAAGTTAAGACATCTCCCACTCAGAATTAAGATACTTATAACAGCACATACTAGACAATTCAGATAAAAATAATTAACTAGTTAAAAGTAATTGCCATTAGACACAGCGAGGACATATTCCTTGGACGGTAAGAAAAACAATGTGCGTGTTCAGCCTAagagtgttttttttaaattcagatTTGAAAAAGAATTATAAAGAAAGGAAGTGGTATTTCACACCACTACTCTAATGCAGTCCCATATCAACTTACTATTCCCTTCAAACCATTACGAGGGAGTTTACTTTCTGCATCAGAGCCGTGATGTGAGTAGCTTTATCAGTCTGTTATTAAAAAGGATGATCCTCCATTTTAAAGGCACTTAGTCATTTACATATGCTCTGGGTGGTTCTGCAAGCAGCTGATGAACTCTGTGACAGGTCGCCCCTGGAAGCATATCTGGTACACAGCATTGAACAGGGGGAACCTGGAAATAGAAACAAGAGGAGGGGGGCTTAATGTTTCTGTTATGTGTTTCCCTAAACCCTGGCTGAAAACCAAATTTCAACAGGTTTGATAcaaaaaattattttataaaGTGTGGCTTTTCTGTGTTGTAGTTCCATTCTCTGAACAGTTTCTGTGGTTTGAGTAAATATTTTTCAGTGGGGAGGACCATGATCAATTTTATACTAAATAGCCATTTAAGGTGTGTCTGCTGTTTAATGCATTTACTGACTTCTTCCGCAGTTTCTCCATTCTCCACTTGCTCTTAAAGCTGTACTTACTTATCAACCAGGTTTTTGTTCTTTAGGATGAGATGGActtctgctgctgttgctggtcCCTGGAGTTTCTGCCCGTTTAacatctccttctccagctcttCAATTgactgaaggaaggaaggaaacaaacaaacgcCTTACTATTACCAGCCTCTAAAAACTCCACTTACTCAATTATTTAAATCCCCCAGTGTCACCACCTCCTTAGATACTCACCTTTCCCGTCTTTGCAAACGCTTCAGCCACCTTGCGGTTGCGACCTCCATAGCAGGTTGTGATGAGGTCAGCGACTCCACAGCTCTCCAGAAAGGTTGCCGAGGAAACAGGCCCAGCGGTGCAGAATATGCGAGCAAAGGCGATCATCTCCATCAGGCCTAACCGGATCACTGCTGCCTTAGTGTTGTCCCCGAAGCCCAGACCGTCACAGAAGCCTGCACCCACGGCCACAATGTTCTGACGACCCAAGACAGGAAGTCAATACACCGACAGTAAAGGTAACAATAACTTCCATCAAGTAGTGCTCACTGCCTACCTTCAGGGCTCCACAGATCTCCACCACATCAGACTCCTCCACCACGGTGACCCGAAAGTTTTTGGTCTGCAAGAGCTCTTTCAACAGAGCCCCATTGTTCTTATTCTTAcatcctggggagagagaagtagagacacAAAGGATACTCAATTACAAATATTAACATCTTTGAAATATCCTTTGTTGTCAAGCAGGATGTCATTAGAAATCATTTTATGGCCTGAGATTGGTACCCTTTGGATACAAACATGTCCTGTGTTCTATCACACCATGAAAAAGACAACTACTGTAGGTAATAATTGATCAAAGCATGATGTAATAGCAATGACTAACCGATTGTGGTCTCACAGAACTTCTCATCTGCGACCTCATTGGCTATGTTGGCACCCATGAGCACACTCATAGCGATCCCTAGTTTGTCTTGGATCACttcagagatgagcttcagtcCATCAGGCCCCTCGTCTACACCCTAAACaagaacacacaaaacaacagctgTGATTTAAAACATAATATGGACAGCAAGCTGGTTacacatttattacacaagATTTGGATCATTGACAGGATGATTAAGTGATCCAAAAGTCAGTTCTGTGATTATTGACAATATGTGAACTAAATAGGACAGTGTTTCAAAAAGAACTAATCAAAGTATAATCATATTAACTGGCACAAGTGTTTGCTTTAATCTGAGCCTAAACTGAAAGAAAACAACATGACACAAAATGGTGGTTTTTGGCTCGGTGGGTACAGCATTGTGAAATGACTGGACAAGGTCACTTGATCCAGGCTCCATGGAGAAGAAAGCTATTCTCAGAAAAAAACCTTGATGAGGGAAATCCCCAGTGCATCACTCTTGATCTTGCCCTTCATGGTGTCACACACTCGCCCTATGAACTGGTGAGGGATGACAAACACCAGGATGTCTGCTTCACTGCTGGCCTCCACTAGATCAGGAACAGCcaactggagagggaggaggacagtcaGGAGTCTGCTCTGGGCTACCACAATACATCAAACTGATCAttactgagtgtgtgagcagaAACGGGGGTTCACAAAACACATACGCCTAGATTTCACACAggccttatttacatttagtcatttagcagacgctcttatccagagcgacttacagtaagtacagggacattcccccgaggcatgtagggtgaagtgccttgcccaaggacacaacgtcagttggcatgaccggggatcgaactggcaaccttcggattactagtccgactccctcaccgctcagccacctgactcttattAATATAGTCCTGCCTGGTAAACTTCCTCTTACAGATTCATTCTGGGGTACTGGGAGTCACATGAACAGCTGACTGTGCAATGCACATACTAAAATCACACATTTCCTCATCtgaacatatatacatatagtcCAGCAGTAAATTGCTACTCCCAATCTGAAACACGTGTCTCACATGAGTAGTTGAAACAATAAGTTAGCTAGTTTTACAACCAAATCTGTGCAATAAGTTCCTTCTGCATACCACATTGGATGGAAGTTTGCGTCCAGGGAGGTACTTGACATTCTCATGGTCAGTGTTGATGATCTCAGTCAGTTTCCGTCCATCAATCATCTCCTCAAAAACCCACATCTTAACTGTGTTGTCAAAATTGGGGTTTTGAGAAGCATTTGCACCAATGATCTTGGCAATGGCAGAGCCCCTAGGTGGGGTGGAAAAGTAATACTATCAATATTATCACAATCGAATCATTCAATTCATGTCAATTATAATAATAGACCACCCAAGTAAAAACTAAAAATATAGATACTTAACTTGTTTAGCAGCATTTTGTTTATCAACTGCTGTAAAAACTCAGACATAACTATTTTGCCAACTCCCCATAATATGTCAAAGCTTCCAAAATGTGCAAATGTTGATGGGGAATAAAAACCAACTACTACCAAATTAACTTCTTCAAATGATGTCTGTGGCTTTAAGGAACGTATAATTGCACGCTTTAAATCACCTGTTCAAAGCTGAAAGTGCTGCATAACTGGACTTCAGTCAATGCTAACTAGACAATCTTTGCGCCTGCCGCTTACAATTATCATGGCTAGCCAGCTACTAAGGCCATAGCctacaaaggccctacatgtTTTTGTCTGTAGTCTAGGACTATACTATTTTGTCAAATAAACCTTTTAGCAAGCGAGGAATAAATCTAATAAAAGCAGCATCTCATTCTGGCACTCCATGCATATGTGACTTATCAAACTGTCAGtgccaacaaacacaaatagcgAGCTACCACTACTAGCAGGCATCAATAATATTCATGTGCTGTTCAGTGGAAATGAGCTATGCGGGTAGAATTATTAGCTTACTGAATGGCTGGCAAGCTCGCTGCCTACAGTAGCTATAGCTTCAGTACATAACATgactcgctagctagctagctaactaggtgCTACCAAATTATCTGGTGCCACCACCAAGCTAGCCATTTTGCACTGCATGAGCCATGATACAGCCGATATGGACAACATTCTTCTTACCAATTGCCAGAGCCAATAATGCAGATTTTCTTAGGAATTGCCATTGAAATGCTCGGTGATCCAACCTCTCACAGTTCTTGTTATCGTAGTGGCGACAACGTGGAGTCAGTGCAATTCAAGCCAGTAAGAAATCTATTATGCACACTTCAACTTCATACACAGACAACGACTTGCACTGTCTAGAGTCAGAAGGGGCCGCTTCATTGGTTTGTCAGAGGGGAGACACAGCTACGCCCACTTTGGAGCCACCACCTTACATTAGTAGGCAAGGAGGGTCAGTCGGCTGAAAGTAACTCGGGCAAATGTTTCCATGTGAGCGGTCACAGACACTGTCTGAGGAACTTGGTAAACTTGTTACAATTGATGATGATATCTGAAAACGTGATTATTTCAATGTGTTCTTTAAACTCAATAATTCTATCCTGGTGAAGTGGTTGAAATGATAACATTTCTACAATGTGTGTGCGTCAATAAAATGGTTCAATCATTTTCAGCAAATAGCCTACTCCCCAGTAGCATtagtacaattttttttatatatattctaATGTTCCACGCTGTGACAAGCACATTCTCAACATCAAGTAGCTATTTTTAAATGAGAAACTCGGAAATGCTCAAACTATAGAGTCCTTGTGCAAAAAACTGTCTTATagactgtttttttttacagacagTTTTTATCCAATATAATAGTACATTCAGCAATTTCAGCAATTCCCTTCCTCTTCAAGCTGTAGATGTGTCAATCTGCAAAGCTTTGGGTCATCAGGCCTGGTCACATGCATTGTATTAAAGGGGAAGAGTCTCAACATTGCTTACAAAAAAATATCCACAGAGTTCAAATTACTGTTTACTTTATTGTTGActtttcaataaataaaacatcttAAACATGTAAACTAGTAGGCACAGTATtcatagaaaaacaaacaaatcacaTACACTTAGAAAGCTTACACACTTAGATCAACAACAATAGGTACAGCACGATATTATGGAAACGTTATCCTTGCAATATTTTATTTACATTAGATTTACAATTTGATGGTCCTGTTGTGCTTGATAATTACactacacagccacacactacAGCCATGTAGAGCTACATCCAGCATGACTGCATGAGGCATGAGTGAGATGAGACTGATTCATCATGTAAACACCTCCAATGGTCACGTCCATGATTTGGTGCTTTCTATGGGCCTATTTGAGGAGAGTGGTTTTGACTATTTTAATACAAATGCACATGAATGGGAACTGGCATAATTTTGACCCccacgatacacacacacagacacacgtatcatccacacaccaggaaACAGATATGCCCACAACAGATAACCAAGCcatacatagacagacagacaagatgtAACATAGACAAATATGCCAATTTACTGCACATAAATAGTTTAAACATTATCATGGCATAGCTACATGCAACCTGGTGGTCGGAGCCCTGAAGTTATCATGGAACATTCAACTAAACAAAACAGACTTGTTACTATAGTTTTTTATCCCACCACTACTACACAGCCAAGGATAAACACTGTCTTGACCTGGTTCTCAGGCAATATCTACATGTAGtccacatgtactgtatgtcaaaTTACATTCTCAATGCATTATACTTTGGATCCTTACATACTGTAGTGGTGTGGAGAGTCATTATCAAGCAGACTAGTCATACTCTGTGCTAAATGGTGCTACAGAAGACCGATCCTTCAATAGTAGGACGTACGCATGTCTTTTTTAAACAGTCATAATTTCATTAGGCCTACTGTACGTTCACATTCATATAAATGATTAAATTAATGTTACATAGTTGTATTATTGTCtgttaaattatttttttaatattttaaaGCTTGTAAATACTGATCTCAATTCTTAAATATTCCATTTCCTTCCTCAATCCCTTCTGATtggttcagcaggtgaagtctTCAGGGTTGCTCCGCCCTGTGTGATGAGGTAGCGCATTGGCAGAATATGGGGGTGGTGGATGAGTGTTGTCAGTGACAGACTGATGTAGGGTTGGTATAGATTGTCAGGAGTTGAAATGGGTAATTGGTGAAAAAAAATAATCATGGGccagtaaaacaaaaaaggaaaaggaCAAGTTAATGTAGAACGTGTGAAAACAACCAGAACAGCGGATGGGACATACAGTAGGGTCATACTATTTAAAAAGGCAACTAATCACACTTGTTTTCTCTTTAAAACCTCAGAATTGATAGATGGATTTGTACACATAGTAATGATTGATGGGATAGACACATTTCCCAAGCTGATATACTGTACCATAATACAACACCACACATCTATCTGTTCTAATTTGTTTATGAAAGACTATGAGAAGATCAAATGGTTGTCAGAACATTAGCCATCAGAgtctgagggtggtgtgtggatcATTAGATTCAGGGCCTCCTGGTCCCCTGAACACTAACCCTATGAGAAGGAATGAGCTCCCCTATACACACTCATGAGCCATGCCATGTTTCTTGTCTGGAGAAAACTTTCTCATTGACTAAAACAGCCTGGCTTTGTGCTCATGGAAACCTTCCTTATACATATTGAGAGGTGGGGTGTGGCTGCCCCCCTTCTTAGTGAAAGTTACTGACATGACACTTTACATCATCCAGGCTCAGGACTGTCCCctggttgttgttattgttgtgctTGTGCTTCTTATCAGAGCACCGGCAGAGCCTGTACTTCACCACCTGGGAGAATGGACACATACACATCATGAATAATTGACTAGTGTTCACACAGTGGGTATGAGGAAAGGTCCAAATGGTTAAGACATCAAGTCAACCCTTGTAATGACCATGTAAAAAGGTTCACCTCATAAATGTAGTCAAACAGCTCCAGAATAGTGAGGATACTGGCACCAATAAAGAGGCCCATCTGACCGCCAATGTCACCTTGAAAAGGATATACAGGCTTTATGGAAAGTAAGGTCATTATGATGAAGATATTCAAAGTACTAAGTCCTTGGGTTAATTTCTCTAAGTTTGAAACAGCACAGGAACTTCCacagagtttgatgcaaagtgtttaatcagaatccaCTACAAGAGGGTGATTCCTTTCAAACGTGAGAAATCTTCTCAGAACATTCTCTTTTATctcaaaaccttatcagttctgtaaatttgctattggtacaatattgttttatcacaaatgcataattcattttacactttATTGGTCTCTCTTTCTAAAGGCTTCAGATTACAGGTGCATAGATAATTCATAAATTTTTTGTAGACCCGCTCTGACCTTGACGGCCAGTCACACTGGGCTCCGGGCCGTGGGTCATAAAATTGCCTCATTACTGCTGggttttgtagtttttctatAGTAGGAGCCTGATCACATAGCCTTCtctcacacccagccccaatcATCCAGATTAACACTTTTGGGCTTAattttccttctatatcttaggggaaatactaaacaGTCAATGGCTTTGCATCAGGCTTTTTCAGTATTGTAACATATAAAggtataaaagtataaaagtgattaaaaggcatatttcaatcatataatccatactCATTCTTCATCTTTCATAATTAATCAAATAATAAacagtgtgatattattccaTTTCAATTACACCAAAAATCTGTCATACATAGACTGAACTGACATACTGTACCTAAAAGTCCAGCTACTTCATAGGCCTTCTTTTGCTCAATCGTCTCATAGTTTAGAGCCTCAAAGAAGATATCCAGAACCAGAATATTGTCACTATGCAGAGAGGACCAAAAGATTAAAGGGGATGAGATGTCATGTACAATGTCAAGACGTTTTCTGTCTTGTATGGCATCCCTGGCTTACAGGTACTCTTTAACAAGTGGACTCACGCTATATATTGCTCTGACTTGTTGTACTTCTTGGCCAGGTACTTGGCAGAGGCCTTGCTGGGGATTTTGACAAAGGACAGCTCCTTGCTGAATCTGGTCATGTTGCATGGGGT
This genomic window contains:
- the LOC136945411 gene encoding glycerol-3-phosphate dehydrogenase [NAD(+)], cytoplasmic, translated to MAIPKKICIIGSGNWGSAIAKIIGANASQNPNFDNTVKMWVFEEMIDGRKLTEIINTDHENVKYLPGRKLPSNVLAVPDLVEASSEADILVFVIPHQFIGRVCDTMKGKIKSDALGISLIKGVDEGPDGLKLISEVIQDKLGIAMSVLMGANIANEVADEKFCETTIGCKNKNNGALLKELLQTKNFRVTVVEESDVVEICGALKNIVAVGAGFCDGLGFGDNTKAAVIRLGLMEMIAFARIFCTAGPVSSATFLESCGVADLITTCYGGRNRKVAEAFAKTGKSIEELEKEMLNGQKLQGPATAAEVHLILKNKNLVDKFPLFNAVYQICFQGRPVTEFISCLQNHPEHM